From Alienimonas californiensis, a single genomic window includes:
- a CDS encoding Type 1 glutamine amidotransferase-like domain-containing protein: MHRVVIAAVVAALSCGAPPIAHAQAAAAAAAAGDLYSRWPEDLRINGRIVVFNGVSDVAVLQPTLRRIASGRSVFCLGGGDDAGSAEVRRALEAAVGEDGSYLAGSSANASAELLAAVAAADCVFVADLPADRDRLAEFKEPLHAVVRRGGTLIADASTASRFGERYVTNGDPSKTAEGLNLLPDCVLDASLGERELLDVLARHPRSVGLRLADEAAFVLEGRKAIALGPGAVTVCVARGTAEEPASLSISAATERRRRHPESALFDLTQWRRMAIDRDLPPFPGETPPPPVVENGTLLIVGGGGTPRGLMSRFVELAGGVGRARLVYVPCSENDSVGERHDVVTSWRRMGVEHATFVHTKDRANANGDEELLAPLRDATGIFFGGGRQWNFSDSYYGTQAHELMKEVLRRGGVIAGSSAGASIQGRYLARATPIGNSEIMAPGYERGGLGFLPGVAIDQHFTQRGRQRDMTRLIAVYPQLLGVGLDEATAIEVRGSVAEASGRGRAFFYDAGAERAAGDPDYTALPAGSTYDLARRAVLRDAREAPGKPSDAEPESSRRSR, translated from the coding sequence ATGCATCGCGTCGTGATCGCCGCAGTCGTCGCGGCGTTGTCGTGCGGCGCCCCGCCGATCGCCCACGCCCAGGCGGCGGCGGCCGCCGCCGCCGCAGGGGATCTTTATTCCCGTTGGCCCGAAGACCTCAGGATCAACGGACGGATCGTCGTCTTCAATGGCGTTTCGGACGTCGCCGTTCTGCAGCCGACCTTGCGGCGGATCGCGTCCGGACGGTCCGTCTTCTGCTTGGGCGGCGGAGACGACGCCGGTTCGGCCGAAGTGCGTCGCGCCCTCGAGGCGGCCGTCGGCGAGGACGGGAGTTATCTCGCCGGCTCCTCGGCGAACGCGTCGGCCGAACTGCTCGCCGCCGTGGCGGCGGCGGACTGCGTGTTCGTCGCCGACCTGCCCGCTGATCGGGACCGGCTGGCCGAGTTTAAGGAACCGCTTCACGCGGTCGTCCGACGCGGCGGCACGCTGATCGCCGACGCCTCGACCGCCAGCCGATTCGGCGAACGCTACGTGACGAACGGCGACCCCTCGAAGACCGCGGAAGGGCTGAACCTCCTGCCGGACTGCGTGTTGGACGCCTCGCTCGGCGAGCGGGAACTTCTGGACGTCCTGGCCCGACATCCGCGGTCCGTCGGCCTTCGTCTCGCCGACGAAGCGGCGTTCGTGCTCGAGGGCCGGAAAGCGATCGCGCTCGGGCCCGGCGCCGTGACCGTTTGCGTGGCGAGGGGAACCGCCGAAGAGCCGGCCTCCCTCTCAATTTCCGCAGCGACGGAGCGCCGACGGCGGCATCCCGAGAGCGCCCTGTTCGATCTGACGCAGTGGCGGCGGATGGCGATCGACCGGGATCTGCCCCCGTTTCCCGGCGAGACCCCGCCCCCGCCGGTCGTCGAGAACGGGACCCTGCTCATCGTCGGCGGCGGGGGTACGCCGCGGGGCCTGATGAGCCGCTTCGTGGAACTCGCCGGCGGCGTCGGCAGGGCCCGCCTCGTCTACGTCCCGTGCTCCGAGAACGACTCCGTCGGCGAGCGGCACGACGTCGTGACGAGCTGGCGGCGGATGGGCGTCGAGCACGCGACGTTCGTCCACACCAAGGACCGCGCGAATGCGAACGGCGACGAGGAGCTTCTGGCGCCGCTCCGGGACGCCACCGGCATCTTCTTCGGCGGGGGGCGGCAGTGGAACTTTTCCGACTCTTACTACGGCACGCAGGCCCACGAACTGATGAAAGAGGTGCTGCGGCGCGGCGGCGTGATCGCCGGGTCGTCGGCCGGCGCCTCAATTCAGGGACGCTATCTGGCCCGGGCGACCCCCATCGGGAACTCGGAGATCATGGCGCCCGGCTACGAGCGGGGCGGTCTCGGGTTTCTGCCGGGCGTCGCGATCGATCAACACTTCACCCAGCGCGGTCGCCAGAGGGACATGACCCGGCTGATCGCCGTCTATCCCCAGTTGCTGGGCGTCGGCCTGGACGAGGCGACCGCGATCGAGGTCCGGGGATCCGTCGCCGAGGCGTCCGGCCGGGGTCGGGCGTTCTTCTACGACGCGGGGGCCGAACGGGCGGCAGGCGACCCGGACTACACGGCCTTGCCTGCGGGTTCGACCTACGACCTCGCTCGGCGCGCGGTGCTCCGGGACGCCCGCGAAGCCCCCGGCAAGCCGTCGGATGCCGAACCAGAGAGCTCGCGGCGGAGCAGGTGA